A region of Saccharococcus thermophilus DNA encodes the following proteins:
- a CDS encoding LutB/LldF family L-lactate oxidation iron-sulfur protein, whose protein sequence is MPMKIGNQGFWERVETNLHNQFMRGAVAGMQDRGYERRIGVTKELGNWEEWRSLGEEIRQHTLENLDYYLMQLSENVAKRGGYVFFAQTAEEANEYIRNVAIHKGAKKIVKSKSMVTEEINLNPVLEAIGCEVIETDLGEYILQMDDHDPPSHIVGPALHKNKEQIRDVFRRKLGYQKSEKPEELALHARETLRREYLTADIGITGCNFAIAESGSITLVTNEGNADLVTSLPKTQITVMGMERIVPTFEEMEVLVSMLTRSAVGQKLTSYITVLTGPRDEGDVDGPEEFHLVIVDNGRSAILGTEFQPVLQCIRCAACVNVCPVYRHIGGHSYGSIYSGPIGAVLSPLLGGYDDYKELPYASSLCAACTEVCPVKIPLHELLLKHRQVIVEREGKAPVAEKLAMRAFRLGTSSPFLYRFGSKVAPGVLAPFTSDDRISKGPGPLKAWTEVREFPAPNKERFRDWFREHQKGGNSNENRSDL, encoded by the coding sequence ATGCCAATGAAAATAGGAAATCAAGGATTCTGGGAGCGAGTAGAGACAAACCTTCATAACCAATTTATGCGCGGTGCGGTAGCCGGTATGCAGGACCGTGGGTACGAAAGACGGATCGGAGTTACGAAAGAGCTCGGAAACTGGGAAGAATGGCGCTCTCTCGGCGAGGAAATTCGCCAGCATACCCTAGAAAATTTGGACTATTATTTAATGCAGCTGAGTGAAAACGTTGCCAAACGCGGGGGCTATGTCTTTTTCGCGCAAACGGCGGAAGAAGCAAACGAGTACATCCGCAATGTCGCCATCCACAAAGGGGCGAAAAAAATCGTGAAATCGAAATCGATGGTAACGGAGGAAATTAACTTAAATCCTGTGCTAGAAGCAATCGGCTGTGAAGTGATTGAAACAGACCTTGGCGAATACATTTTGCAAATGGATGATCATGATCCTCCATCACACATCGTTGGTCCTGCCCTTCATAAAAATAAAGAACAAATTCGTGACGTTTTCCGCCGCAAACTCGGCTACCAAAAATCAGAAAAACCGGAGGAGCTGGCGCTTCATGCCCGGGAAACGCTGCGCCGCGAATACCTTACCGCCGATATCGGCATTACCGGCTGCAATTTTGCCATCGCCGAGTCCGGATCGATTACATTGGTGACAAATGAAGGAAATGCCGATTTAGTGACGTCGCTGCCAAAAACACAGATTACCGTCATGGGAATGGAGCGCATCGTGCCAACGTTTGAGGAAATGGAAGTGCTTGTCAGCATGTTGACGCGCAGCGCGGTCGGGCAAAAATTAACGAGCTATATTACCGTATTAACCGGCCCTCGCGATGAAGGAGACGTCGACGGTCCGGAAGAATTTCATCTTGTGATTGTCGATAATGGCCGTTCCGCCATCCTTGGCACGGAATTTCAACCCGTATTGCAATGTATCCGCTGCGCAGCTTGTGTCAACGTCTGCCCAGTGTACCGTCACATTGGCGGGCATTCCTACGGCTCCATTTATTCTGGACCGATTGGAGCTGTCCTATCACCGTTGTTAGGCGGATATGACGATTATAAAGAGCTGCCGTACGCCTCCTCCCTTTGCGCAGCCTGTACGGAAGTTTGCCCGGTTAAAATTCCGCTTCATGAATTACTGCTAAAGCACCGCCAAGTTATTGTCGAGCGGGAAGGAAAAGCGCCGGTAGCGGAAAAACTGGCCATGAGGGCGTTTCGGTTAGGAACCTCTTCACCGTTTCTCTATCGATTCGGCTCGAAAGTCGCGCCAGGCGTCTTGGCACCATTTACGAGCGATGACCGCATTTCTAAAGGTCCTGGTCCGCTGAAGGCATGGACAGAAGTCCGGGAATTCCCGGCGCCGAATAAAGAACGATTCCGCGACTGGTTCCGTGAACATCAAAAAGGAGGCAACAGCAATGAAAACCGGAGCGATTTATAA
- a CDS encoding (Fe-S)-binding protein — protein sequence MKVSLFVTCLIDLFYTNAGKATVELLERLGCEVDFPEAQTCCGQPAYNSGYVKEAKEAMKHMIRTFEHADYIVTPSGSCAAMFKEYPHIFRGDREWEPKAKALAAKTYELTQFLVDVLKVEDVEAKLEGRAAYHTSCHMTRLLGVKEAPFRLLKNVKGLELVPLPNAHQCCGFGGTFSVKMGPISEQMVDEKIKHIEETQADYLIGADCGCLMNIGGRIERQGKPIKVMHIAEVLNSR from the coding sequence ATGAAAGTTTCCTTGTTCGTCACCTGTCTCATCGATTTGTTCTATACGAACGCGGGAAAAGCAACGGTAGAACTGTTGGAACGGTTGGGCTGCGAAGTTGATTTTCCCGAAGCGCAAACATGCTGCGGACAACCCGCTTACAATAGCGGTTATGTGAAAGAGGCAAAAGAAGCGATGAAACATATGATTCGCACATTTGAACACGCGGACTACATAGTTACTCCTTCTGGTTCCTGTGCGGCTATGTTTAAGGAATACCCGCATATTTTCCGCGGCGATCGCGAATGGGAGCCAAAAGCGAAAGCACTGGCTGCGAAAACGTATGAACTTACGCAATTTCTTGTTGACGTGCTGAAGGTAGAAGACGTCGAAGCTAAGCTCGAAGGGCGCGCCGCTTACCATACGTCATGCCATATGACACGTCTGCTTGGCGTCAAAGAAGCGCCTTTCCGATTATTAAAAAACGTAAAAGGGCTCGAACTCGTTCCATTGCCGAATGCCCACCAATGCTGCGGATTTGGCGGAACATTTTCCGTGAAAATGGGGCCGATTTCCGAACAGATGGTGGATGAAAAAATTAAGCATATTGAAGAGACGCAAGCAGATTATCTAATCGGTGCCGATTGCGGATGTTTAATGAATATCGGTGGGCGCATCGAGCGGCAAGGAAAGCCGATTAAAGTCATGCACATTGCTGAAGTGTTAAACAGCCGATAA
- a CDS encoding putative bifunctional diguanylate cyclase/phosphodiesterase, which yields MSKEIEYILWMSFLVFLVFEGMYLLAIYARVERKSLEKYKRELEASENRFKRLVEMTMEGIIVHAHGKVMEANRAACQLLGYVESELIHLPIGDLMVAGSLEKMEHDDGQEERYEVQLRRKDGTVFPAEIVQHKYDYDGGKVNVIVICDITERKKSEERMRYMATHDDLTGLPNKEAIHHAITKNIKEASSRHEEVAIMFLEISGMKTINDFYGYAVGDQVLLQIVTEWKKRSDENVLLGRWSGNEFIAILSKSTKEKAEMVAKQFSEIADEPIVVDGLELYVTIKIGISLYPKDGMDSKTLIRKADIARYRSRKKVVSEFLFFEEPMAHVLHEKIAMERELRRALEKGEFELYYQPQIRLDSGTVTGMEALIRWNHPEKGIISPYTFIPVAEQTGIIIPINEWVIRTACQQTKQLLEYFPNLSVSVNLSPYEFENRRFVDKLARLLEETGLPPHHLDLEITERMAMDTEQAIAILTKLKAIGVTISMDDFGTGYSSLSYLTDLPIDRLKIDRSFVRNIQGKKDAILPAIIRLGHNIGVKVLAEGVETKTEAAYLRDKRCDEAQGYYFAPPLPYEAFLNFLRRQQRNELRIQEMK from the coding sequence ATGTCGAAAGAAATCGAATATATATTATGGATGAGTTTTCTCGTTTTTCTTGTCTTTGAAGGGATGTATTTGTTGGCGATATACGCCCGAGTAGAACGAAAATCGTTGGAAAAATATAAGCGGGAATTAGAAGCAAGCGAAAATCGATTTAAACGGTTAGTGGAAATGACCATGGAAGGAATTATTGTTCATGCGCACGGCAAAGTGATGGAGGCAAACCGCGCTGCCTGTCAGTTGCTTGGATATGTGGAAAGTGAGCTGATCCATTTGCCGATTGGCGATTTAATGGTCGCCGGTTCGTTAGAGAAAATGGAGCATGATGATGGGCAGGAAGAACGCTATGAAGTTCAACTGCGGAGGAAAGATGGTACCGTTTTTCCGGCGGAAATCGTGCAACACAAGTATGACTATGACGGCGGAAAGGTAAATGTCATAGTGATTTGCGATATTACAGAGCGGAAGAAAAGTGAAGAAAGAATGCGCTATATGGCCACACATGATGATTTAACCGGATTGCCCAATAAAGAAGCAATCCATCATGCCATTACGAAAAATATTAAGGAGGCATCTTCTCGCCATGAAGAAGTGGCCATTATGTTTCTTGAGATTAGCGGGATGAAGACGATTAACGATTTTTACGGATATGCCGTAGGTGATCAAGTGCTGCTGCAAATCGTAACGGAATGGAAAAAACGAAGCGACGAAAATGTGTTGTTAGGAAGATGGAGCGGCAATGAATTTATTGCGATTTTGTCCAAAAGCACGAAAGAAAAAGCGGAAATGGTTGCTAAACAGTTTAGTGAAATTGCTGATGAACCAATTGTGGTAGATGGCCTTGAATTATATGTTACAATAAAAATTGGCATTAGTTTATATCCGAAGGATGGAATGGACTCAAAAACATTAATTCGAAAAGCAGATATTGCGAGATATCGGTCTCGGAAAAAGGTAGTAAGCGAATTTTTGTTTTTTGAGGAACCAATGGCCCACGTGCTTCACGAAAAGATCGCTATGGAGAGAGAATTGAGACGCGCACTGGAAAAAGGGGAATTTGAACTTTATTACCAACCGCAAATTCGGCTAGATAGCGGTACCGTTACCGGCATGGAAGCGCTAATTCGTTGGAACCACCCGGAAAAAGGGATTATATCCCCCTATACATTTATCCCTGTCGCCGAACAAACAGGCATTATTATCCCGATTAACGAATGGGTGATTCGTACCGCTTGCCAGCAAACAAAACAATTATTGGAATACTTTCCTAACTTATCGGTATCCGTCAATTTATCTCCGTATGAGTTTGAAAACCGCCGTTTTGTCGATAAGCTGGCGAGGCTGCTTGAGGAGACGGGGCTGCCACCACATCATTTAGATTTGGAAATTACGGAGCGGATGGCGATGGATACAGAGCAGGCGATCGCGATTTTAACCAAACTGAAAGCGATCGGCGTTACGATCAGCATGGACGATTTTGGCACAGGCTATAGCTCGCTCAGTTATTTAACCGATTTGCCGATTGACCGCTTAAAAATTGACCGTTCGTTTGTTCGAAATATTCAAGGAAAAAAAGATGCGATTTTACCGGCGATTATTCGTCTCGGGCATAATATTGGCGTAAAGGTGCTCGCCGAAGGAGTAGAGACGAAAACGGAAGCGGCCTATTTAAGAGATAAACGCTGTGATGAGGCGCAAGGATATTATTTTGCCCCGCCGTTGCCGTATGAAGCGTTTCTCAACTTTCTGCGCAGGCAGCAGCGGAACGAATTGCGTATACAGGAGAT
- the mreBH gene encoding rod-share determining protein MreBH produces MFASSEIGIDLGTMNIQLYSKNKGIVFNEPAVIAYDIQTNEVLAIGNEAKVMIGKTPNHVETIYPLKNGVIADFDKAATMLKQVLKLAGKRIGFSVKKPNVVISVPFHATSVERRSFYEIAKHCGAKQVHLIEEPVAAAIGADLPVDEPVANVVVNLGAGKTEAAIISFGGVVACQSLRVGGNQLDDDIIQYVRQHYNLLIGEQTAEQIKIEIGHAPGIHEERTMVIHGRDLVTGFLKAVTLRSTEVQKAIEESLFQILGAICTVLEECPAELSGDIIDHGIVLTGGVALLHGIEHWLSSELHVPVYTAPNPIEAVAIGTGKALQAVPKLISAAP; encoded by the coding sequence ATGTTTGCTTCTTCGGAAATTGGGATTGATTTAGGAACGATGAATATACAGCTATATAGTAAAAATAAAGGCATTGTTTTTAACGAACCAGCAGTGATTGCTTATGATATTCAAACGAACGAAGTGCTGGCGATTGGCAACGAGGCAAAAGTGATGATCGGTAAAACCCCAAATCACGTCGAAACGATTTATCCATTAAAAAATGGGGTGATTGCTGATTTTGACAAAGCGGCAACGATGCTCAAACAAGTGTTGAAACTTGCCGGCAAACGGATCGGTTTTTCGGTCAAAAAACCAAATGTCGTTATCAGCGTCCCATTTCACGCTACTTCCGTAGAACGCCGTTCTTTTTATGAAATCGCCAAGCACTGTGGCGCGAAGCAAGTACACTTAATTGAAGAACCAGTTGCCGCGGCGATCGGCGCTGACTTGCCGGTCGATGAGCCGGTGGCCAATGTCGTCGTCAATCTAGGCGCTGGTAAGACGGAAGCGGCAATTATTTCGTTTGGCGGAGTCGTTGCCTGCCAGTCGCTTCGTGTCGGTGGTAATCAGCTAGATGATGATATTATCCAATATGTAAGGCAACATTATAACTTGTTAATTGGCGAGCAGACAGCGGAACAAATTAAAATCGAAATTGGCCATGCTCCTGGCATCCATGAAGAACGAACCATGGTCATTCATGGCCGCGACTTGGTGACCGGTTTTCTAAAAGCGGTGACGTTGCGTTCTACAGAAGTGCAAAAAGCCATCGAAGAATCGCTTTTCCAAATTCTTGGCGCTATCTGTACGGTACTGGAAGAGTGTCCGGCGGAACTGAGCGGTGATATTATTGACCATGGCATTGTGTTAACCGGCGGCGTCGCCCTTCTTCACGGAATCGAACATTGGCTCAGTTCCGAGCTGCATGTTCCCGTTTATACTGCTCCTAATCCTATTGAAGCGGTGGCGATCGGCACCGGAAAAGCCCTTCAGGCCGTACCAAAACTAATAAGCGCCGCTCCATAA
- a CDS encoding FadR/GntR family transcriptional regulator, protein MNFKRIKTKKIYEEVAEAIFDMIKTGALKPGDKLDSVQQLAEKFQVGRAAIREALTALKAMGLIELKHGEGTYVREFDPTVLTFPLSVAVLMNKEDVWHLLEVRKLLEAGAASLAAHKRTEQDLNAMEQALHEMQEGIGNDELGEKADLAFHMAVAAASHNPILVSLMNSVSEMLIETMRETRRIWLFSKQTTTEKLLQEHTNIFEAIQEKNAEAARERMLQHLTNVENILQKYIFPISTQQNN, encoded by the coding sequence TTGAATTTTAAACGCATTAAGACAAAAAAAATTTATGAAGAAGTAGCAGAAGCGATTTTTGATATGATTAAAACCGGCGCATTAAAACCGGGAGATAAATTGGATTCTGTCCAGCAGCTTGCCGAAAAGTTTCAAGTGGGACGGGCCGCGATCCGTGAGGCATTGACCGCGTTAAAAGCAATGGGATTGATCGAATTAAAACACGGAGAAGGCACTTATGTGCGTGAATTTGACCCGACAGTGCTTACCTTCCCGCTCTCGGTAGCAGTATTGATGAACAAAGAAGATGTTTGGCATTTGCTTGAAGTTCGCAAGCTTCTCGAAGCCGGTGCCGCTTCTTTAGCCGCGCACAAACGGACGGAACAAGATTTAAATGCGATGGAACAAGCGCTTCACGAGATGCAGGAAGGCATCGGCAACGACGAGCTTGGCGAAAAAGCAGATCTTGCTTTTCATATGGCCGTCGCAGCCGCTTCCCATAATCCGATTTTAGTCAGCTTGATGAATAGCGTATCGGAAATGCTGATTGAAACGATGCGGGAAACACGGCGGATTTGGCTGTTTTCGAAGCAGACAACGACGGAGAAACTTCTTCAGGAACATACCAACATCTTCGAAGCAATCCAAGAGAAAAACGCCGAGGCCGCCCGAGAGCGAATGCTCCAGCACCTGACCAACGTAGAAAACATCCTACAAAAATATATATTCCCGATAAGTACTCAGCAAAACAACTGA
- a CDS encoding C40 family peptidase produces the protein MKKMVALVSLSVLVLFSSLFVNTSNTEAAGNKRLLIAEAKKLIGTPYRYGGTTPRGFDCSGFVYYTHKKIGIILPHSARLMYQKGRTVYKSNLMPGDLVFFNTSKGKSGVSHVAIYIGNNQVIHAVSKEVKIDSLNNPYWKVRYVGAKRL, from the coding sequence ATGAAAAAAATGGTCGCATTGGTTTCACTATCCGTTTTAGTTCTATTTTCCTCCTTATTTGTAAACACTTCCAATACCGAAGCAGCAGGAAACAAGCGATTGCTAATTGCTGAAGCGAAAAAACTGATTGGCACCCCATACCGATATGGCGGAACTACACCAAGAGGATTCGATTGTTCTGGGTTTGTTTACTATACGCATAAAAAAATCGGGATCATCTTGCCCCACTCTGCTAGATTGATGTATCAAAAAGGAAGAACCGTATATAAATCAAACTTAATGCCGGGCGATTTAGTATTCTTTAATACATCGAAAGGCAAAAGCGGCGTCTCCCACGTGGCTATATACATAGGAAACAATCAAGTGATCCATGCTGTTTCCAAAGAAGTAAAAATTGACAGTTTAAATAATCCTTATTGGAAGGTAAGATACGTTGGAGCAAAACGATTATAA
- a CDS encoding TerC family protein yields the protein MTISSEALLALLKIIAIDIILSGDNAVVIAMATRRLPKHQQNKAIFWGTGGAVLLRILFAAVIVFLLKIPFVHLAGGLLLLWIAYKVLIEQEEEAHIQSSDRLLKAIMTIIVADAVMSLDNVVAVAGASEGHIGMIAFGVTVSIPIMIFGSKAIMKVMEKYRWITYVGSGILAWTGGKMVMEDEGFMRLLHLQEGPLTYAITVGLTIFVLAVGYVANKKAESKEGRIA from the coding sequence TTGACAATTTCTTCGGAGGCGTTGCTGGCATTATTGAAAATTATTGCGATTGATATAATTTTATCCGGCGACAATGCCGTGGTCATCGCAATGGCAACCCGCAGGCTGCCGAAGCATCAGCAAAACAAAGCGATTTTTTGGGGGACAGGCGGCGCGGTTCTCTTGCGTATTTTATTTGCCGCTGTCATTGTCTTTTTGCTAAAAATACCATTCGTTCATTTAGCAGGCGGGCTATTGCTTCTGTGGATTGCCTATAAAGTGCTGATTGAACAGGAGGAAGAAGCGCATATTCAGTCATCCGACCGCTTGTTGAAAGCGATTATGACGATTATCGTCGCCGATGCGGTAATGAGTTTGGATAATGTTGTGGCGGTGGCGGGAGCGTCAGAAGGGCATATCGGCATGATTGCCTTCGGTGTGACCGTCAGTATTCCGATTATGATTTTCGGTTCGAAAGCCATTATGAAGGTAATGGAAAAATATCGCTGGATCACCTATGTCGGATCGGGAATTTTAGCATGGACGGGTGGAAAAATGGTGATGGAAGATGAAGGATTTATGCGTCTTCTTCATCTTCAGGAAGGGCCGCTCACTTACGCGATTACCGTAGGATTAACCATTTTCGTATTAGCTGTGGGATATGTGGCCAATAAAAAAGCGGAAAGCAAGGAAGGAAGGATTGCCTAA
- a CDS encoding D-2-hydroxyacid dehydrogenase — MKIGNILVTGRLYAEMAKLLQQKRPDKNFRFVTEEAVCRDDFFWADAYVGFRPVPSFEFGNIRWVHSLGAGVDAFLWNREWKEDVVLTRTIGSFGEQISEYCLSYMLRDLQCHDVYGWYQSQRQWKPVAPTLLRTQRVVIYGTGEIGQQIARHLRLFGVAPIGISLSGRQKPHFSKVFSVTQAEEVLPKADWIIAALPLTKQTYHLFDERFFSLLNNVCFINVGRGATVDEVALWSALENRHIRLAILDVVEEEPLPPTSPLWQHPNVIITPHIAALTSVEEAVDCFLQTLRRIENNEPLFNRVDIEKGY, encoded by the coding sequence ATGAAGATCGGCAATATTTTGGTGACCGGAAGGCTGTATGCGGAGATGGCAAAATTGCTGCAACAAAAGCGACCGGATAAAAACTTCCGATTTGTCACGGAAGAAGCGGTTTGCCGTGATGATTTTTTTTGGGCGGATGCGTATGTCGGCTTTCGGCCGGTTCCATCCTTTGAATTTGGCAATATTCGCTGGGTTCACTCACTTGGCGCCGGGGTCGATGCGTTTTTATGGAACCGGGAGTGGAAAGAAGATGTGGTCCTGACGCGGACGATCGGCTCGTTTGGCGAACAAATTAGCGAATATTGCCTTAGCTATATGCTGCGGGATTTACAATGCCATGATGTATATGGATGGTATCAATCCCAGCGGCAATGGAAGCCGGTCGCGCCAACGTTGCTGCGGACGCAGCGTGTTGTCATTTATGGAACGGGCGAGATTGGACAGCAGATTGCCCGCCACCTGCGCCTGTTTGGCGTTGCGCCAATCGGTATTTCATTAAGTGGACGGCAAAAGCCTCACTTTTCCAAAGTGTTTTCCGTCACGCAGGCGGAAGAGGTACTGCCAAAAGCAGATTGGATTATTGCCGCACTTCCGCTGACAAAACAAACGTATCATCTGTTTGACGAAAGGTTTTTTTCACTTTTAAATAATGTTTGCTTCATCAATGTCGGCAGAGGGGCAACGGTAGACGAAGTGGCGTTATGGAGCGCACTGGAAAACCGCCATATTCGTCTTGCTATTTTAGATGTGGTGGAAGAGGAGCCATTGCCGCCGACATCGCCGTTATGGCAACATCCAAACGTCATTATTACGCCGCATATCGCCGCGCTGACATCGGTGGAGGAAGCGGTGGACTGCTTTTTGCAAACGTTGCGGCGAATCGAGAATAATGAGCCGCTTTTCAATCGAGTAGATATCGAAAAAGGATATTAA
- a CDS encoding L-lactate permease has translation MQWKQDFTPIADHLWLSAIVALIPIVYFFWALAVKRMKGHIAGLTTLIVALVISVIAYKMPVGMAVMSVTQGAVYGLLPIGWIIITSVFLYKLTVKSGYFDVIRNSVTSITEDRRLQALLIAFSFGAFLEGAAGFGAPVAISAALLVGLGFNPLYAAGICLIANTAPVAFGAIGIPIISMEGPTGIPATEISKMVGRQLPFLSIFIPFYLVLIMAGWKRTVEVLPAIIVSGVSFALTQYLSSNFLGPELPDILSALISLFALAVFLKYWKPKSTYRFATESEVAAASQAHRVAYAGGKVFKAWSPFLVLTVFISLWGIPQVKAALTGHYEGTNGLLKLVNTIGYHLTFMPAVPGLNNRIINASGQPIAAVYKLELLGAAGTAILLAAVVTKFIVNMSWKDWGRTFIETLVELRFPLITIASVVGFAYVTNASGMSTTLGMALAKTGSLFPFFSPILGWLGVFITGSDTSSNLLFGNLQKVTATSIGMDPVLALAANSSGGVVGKMISPQSIAVACAAVGLTGKESDLFRFTVKHSIFLIILIGILVFLQSHVLSWMVP, from the coding sequence ATGCAGTGGAAACAAGATTTTACGCCAATTGCCGATCATCTATGGCTATCTGCCATCGTTGCACTCATTCCAATCGTGTATTTCTTCTGGGCTCTCGCTGTTAAACGAATGAAGGGGCACATCGCCGGGCTTACGACATTAATTGTTGCGTTAGTTATTTCTGTAATCGCTTACAAAATGCCAGTGGGAATGGCTGTCATGTCCGTGACGCAAGGGGCGGTTTATGGGCTGTTGCCGATTGGATGGATTATTATTACTTCTGTCTTTTTATACAAACTGACCGTGAAATCAGGATATTTTGATGTGATCCGTAATTCGGTGACGTCGATCACCGAAGACCGCCGTCTGCAAGCACTGTTGATCGCATTCTCATTCGGAGCGTTTTTAGAGGGGGCTGCCGGATTCGGGGCGCCGGTAGCGATCTCCGCTGCGCTGCTTGTCGGATTAGGGTTTAATCCGCTGTATGCGGCGGGAATTTGTTTGATTGCCAATACTGCTCCAGTTGCCTTCGGGGCGATCGGAATCCCGATTATCTCGATGGAAGGGCCAACAGGGATTCCTGCGACGGAAATCTCCAAAATGGTAGGGCGGCAATTGCCTTTTCTATCCATATTTATTCCGTTCTACCTTGTGCTTATTATGGCTGGATGGAAAAGAACGGTGGAAGTTCTGCCGGCAATTATTGTCTCCGGTGTTTCATTCGCCCTTACACAATATCTCTCTTCTAACTTTTTAGGTCCTGAACTTCCGGACATTTTATCCGCCTTAATTTCGCTATTTGCCCTTGCCGTATTTTTAAAGTATTGGAAGCCGAAAAGTACCTACCGCTTTGCAACCGAATCGGAAGTGGCGGCCGCTTCGCAAGCGCATCGTGTTGCCTATGCGGGCGGGAAAGTATTTAAAGCATGGTCTCCGTTTTTAGTGCTGACGGTATTCATTTCTTTATGGGGAATTCCGCAAGTAAAAGCGGCGTTGACCGGGCATTATGAGGGAACAAATGGGCTGTTAAAGCTGGTCAACACAATTGGCTACCATCTGACATTTATGCCGGCAGTACCGGGATTGAATAATAGAATCATTAATGCAAGCGGCCAGCCAATTGCCGCGGTATATAAATTAGAATTGCTCGGCGCAGCCGGTACGGCGATCTTGTTGGCGGCGGTTGTAACGAAATTTATTGTCAACATGTCTTGGAAAGATTGGGGGCGTACATTTATTGAAACGTTGGTCGAATTAAGGTTCCCACTTATTACAATCGCTTCGGTGGTCGGCTTTGCCTATGTCACCAACGCTTCCGGCATGAGCACAACACTTGGGATGGCGCTGGCTAAAACAGGGTCGTTGTTCCCATTCTTCTCGCCGATTTTAGGATGGCTTGGCGTGTTTATTACCGGCTCCGATACGTCTTCGAACTTATTATTTGGCAACTTGCAAAAGGTAACGGCGACATCGATCGGCATGGATCCGGTTTTAGCATTGGCGGCAAACTCTTCCGGTGGAGTGGTTGGGAAAATGATTTCGCCGCAATCGATTGCGGTCGCTTGTGCGGCGGTTGGATTAACGGGCAAGGAATCCGATTTATTCCGATTTACAGTCAAACATAGTATTTTCTTAATTATTTTGATTGGCATCCTCGTATTTTTGCAGTCTCATGTTTTATCATGGATGGTTCCATAA
- a CDS encoding LutC/YkgG family protein, which yields MKTGAIYNRDAFLQTIADRLGRPRRVSGISRPHWKHQPQWTVFEGYSQDDLLAVLKEQCALIHTQYVETTCDELVETVKQIVAQYGGGPVVTWDDPRFDEYGLTSLLRREWPNENVEVHIWDTKLGRKNIDFAEKANVGITFSDITLAESGTVVLFSGNGKGRTVSFLPKTYIAIVAKSTVVPRMTQAAAYIHEQIEKGQLVPSCVNFITGPSNSADIEMNLVVGVHGPMKATYVVVTDR from the coding sequence ATGAAAACCGGAGCGATTTATAACCGCGACGCTTTTTTACAAACGATTGCCGACCGGCTCGGGCGGCCGCGCCGTGTATCAGGCATATCCCGTCCGCACTGGAAGCATCAGCCGCAATGGACGGTGTTTGAAGGCTACAGCCAAGACGATTTATTGGCCGTGTTAAAAGAACAATGCGCACTCATTCACACACAGTACGTGGAAACAACATGCGACGAGCTAGTGGAAACGGTAAAGCAAATCGTTGCCCAATACGGGGGCGGTCCGGTTGTCACGTGGGATGACCCGCGCTTTGACGAATACGGATTAACTAGCTTGCTGCGCCGCGAATGGCCAAACGAAAACGTGGAGGTTCACATCTGGGACACTAAGCTAGGCAGAAAAAATATCGATTTTGCCGAAAAAGCAAACGTCGGCATTACATTTAGCGACATTACGCTGGCTGAATCAGGAACGGTCGTACTGTTTAGCGGGAACGGAAAAGGACGCACCGTCAGCTTTTTGCCAAAAACATATATCGCCATCGTCGCCAAAAGCACGGTTGTGCCGCGCATGACCCAGGCCGCTGCTTACATCCATGAACAAATTGAAAAAGGGCAGCTCGTCCCTTCGTGCGTCAACTTTATTACAGGCCCAAGCAACTCGGCCGATATTGAAATGAATTTAGTCGTCGGGGTTCATGGACCGATGAAAGCGACTTATGTGGTCGTTACCGACCGTTAA